The following proteins come from a genomic window of Panthera leo isolate Ple1 chromosome E2, P.leo_Ple1_pat1.1, whole genome shotgun sequence:
- the FXYD5 gene encoding FXYD domain-containing ion transport regulator 5 isoform X1 codes for MSPSGCLCLLTIVGLLLPTRGQTLKETTSIPSTDTTIVSIHALTQTPDTVHPESQSTPQTSLQAGGTTQEQTEETHTPQPTRTDVLPATDPRTGQSGPEATPSAAPTKGTTLSKRRSPGKDVRPDAALGPTGASEDNPFSYDEDTLRKRGLLVAAVLFITGIVILTSGKCRRLPQLCRNYNR; via the exons ATGTCGCCCTCTGGTTGCCTGTGTCTCCTCACCATCGTTGGCCTGCTTCTCCCCACCAGAG GACAGACATTGAAGGAGACCACATCCATTCCTTCAACAGACACAACCATTGTGAGCATTCATGCCCTGACTCAAACCCCAG ACACAGTCCACCCAGAGTCCCAGTCCACCCCTCAGACATCTCTGCAGGCTGGTG GAACAACGCAGGAGCAGACGGAGGAGACCCACACCCCACAGCCGACGAGAACGGATGTGCTCCCAGCCACAGATCCGAGGACCGGCCAGAGCGGCCCAGAAG CCACTCCCTCTGCCGCTCCCACTAAAGGCACCACGCTCTCCAAGAGGCGATCTCCAGGCAAAGACGTCAGGCCGGACGCTGCCCTCGGGCCGACGG GCGCCAGTGAGGACAACCCCTTCTCCTACG ACGAGGACACTCTCCGGAAGCGGGGGCTGTTGGTCGCAGCCGTGCTGTTCATCACGGGCATTGTCATCCTCACCA GTGGCAAGTGTAGACGGTTACCCCAATTGTGCCGGAATTACAACAGGTGA
- the FXYD7 gene encoding FXYD domain-containing ion transport regulator 7 isoform X2, with translation MATPTQAPTKVPQEPDPFYYDYDTVQTVGMTLATILFLLGILIIISKCDPFLGSEAPQRRLPRVGGGGRRWPPTISPLAFVQTLNVLSRCVCLLTGKKVKCRKADSSPTCKSCKSELPSSAPGGGGV, from the exons TTCCTCAGGAACCTGACCCATTTTACTATG ATTATGACACGGTGCAGACGGTGGGCATGACTCTGGCCACCATATTGTTCCTGCTAGGCATCCTCATCATTATCAGTAAGTGTGACCCTTTCCTGGGCTCCGAAGCCCCTCAAAGGAGGCTGCctcgggttggggggggggggcgtcgcTGGCCACCCACCATTTCCCCGCTGGCTTTTGTCCAGACCCTTAATGTCCTGTCTCGTTGTGTCTGTCTCCTAACAGGCAAGAAGGTGAAGTGCAGGAAGGCGGACTCCAG CCCAACATGCAAATCCTGTAAGTCGGAGCTTCCCTCCTCAG CCCCTGGAGGTGGCGGTGTGTAA
- the FXYD7 gene encoding FXYD domain-containing ion transport regulator 7 isoform X1 — protein MATPTQAPTKVPQEPDPFYYDYDTVQTVGMTLATILFLLGILIIISKCDPFLGSEAPQRRLPRVGGGGRRWPPTISPLAFVQTLNVLSRCVCLLTGKKVKCRKADSRSESPTCKSCKSELPSSAPGGGGV, from the exons TTCCTCAGGAACCTGACCCATTTTACTATG ATTATGACACGGTGCAGACGGTGGGCATGACTCTGGCCACCATATTGTTCCTGCTAGGCATCCTCATCATTATCAGTAAGTGTGACCCTTTCCTGGGCTCCGAAGCCCCTCAAAGGAGGCTGCctcgggttggggggggggggcgtcgcTGGCCACCCACCATTTCCCCGCTGGCTTTTGTCCAGACCCTTAATGTCCTGTCTCGTTGTGTCTGTCTCCTAACAGGCAAGAAGGTGAAGTGCAGGAAGGCGGACTCCAGGTCTGAGAG CCCAACATGCAAATCCTGTAAGTCGGAGCTTCCCTCCTCAG CCCCTGGAGGTGGCGGTGTGTAA
- the FXYD5 gene encoding FXYD domain-containing ion transport regulator 5 isoform X2, producing the protein MTEPVLVPARQLSPGHTLRRDAATAAALCPRGCRLGTPSTDMSPSGCLCLLTIVGLLLPTRGQTLKETTSIPSTDTTIVSIHALTQTPGTTQEQTEETHTPQPTRTDVLPATDPRTGQSGPEATPSAAPTKGTTLSKRRSPGKDVRPDAALGPTGASEDNPFSYDEDTLRKRGLLVAAVLFITGIVILTSGKCRRLPQLCRNYNR; encoded by the exons ATGACTGAGCCCGTCTTGGTCCCCGCCCGCCAGCTCTCCCCTGGCCACACCCTCCGCCGGGACGCCGCCACCGCCGCTGCCCTCTGTCCACGAGGCTGCCGGCTTGGGACCCCCAGCACTGAC ATGTCGCCCTCTGGTTGCCTGTGTCTCCTCACCATCGTTGGCCTGCTTCTCCCCACCAGAG GACAGACATTGAAGGAGACCACATCCATTCCTTCAACAGACACAACCATTGTGAGCATTCATGCCCTGACTCAAACCCCAG GAACAACGCAGGAGCAGACGGAGGAGACCCACACCCCACAGCCGACGAGAACGGATGTGCTCCCAGCCACAGATCCGAGGACCGGCCAGAGCGGCCCAGAAG CCACTCCCTCTGCCGCTCCCACTAAAGGCACCACGCTCTCCAAGAGGCGATCTCCAGGCAAAGACGTCAGGCCGGACGCTGCCCTCGGGCCGACGG GCGCCAGTGAGGACAACCCCTTCTCCTACG ACGAGGACACTCTCCGGAAGCGGGGGCTGTTGGTCGCAGCCGTGCTGTTCATCACGGGCATTGTCATCCTCACCA GTGGCAAGTGTAGACGGTTACCCCAATTGTGCCGGAATTACAACAGGTGA
- the FXYD5 gene encoding FXYD domain-containing ion transport regulator 5 isoform X4 — protein sequence MTEPVLVPARQLSPGHTLRRDAATAAALCPRGCRLGTPSTDMSPSGCLCLLTIVGLLLPTRGTTQEQTEETHTPQPTRTDVLPATDPRTGQSGPEATPSAAPTKGTTLSKRRSPGKDVRPDAALGPTGASEDNPFSYDEDTLRKRGLLVAAVLFITGIVILTSGKCRRLPQLCRNYNR from the exons ATGACTGAGCCCGTCTTGGTCCCCGCCCGCCAGCTCTCCCCTGGCCACACCCTCCGCCGGGACGCCGCCACCGCCGCTGCCCTCTGTCCACGAGGCTGCCGGCTTGGGACCCCCAGCACTGAC ATGTCGCCCTCTGGTTGCCTGTGTCTCCTCACCATCGTTGGCCTGCTTCTCCCCACCAGAG GAACAACGCAGGAGCAGACGGAGGAGACCCACACCCCACAGCCGACGAGAACGGATGTGCTCCCAGCCACAGATCCGAGGACCGGCCAGAGCGGCCCAGAAG CCACTCCCTCTGCCGCTCCCACTAAAGGCACCACGCTCTCCAAGAGGCGATCTCCAGGCAAAGACGTCAGGCCGGACGCTGCCCTCGGGCCGACGG GCGCCAGTGAGGACAACCCCTTCTCCTACG ACGAGGACACTCTCCGGAAGCGGGGGCTGTTGGTCGCAGCCGTGCTGTTCATCACGGGCATTGTCATCCTCACCA GTGGCAAGTGTAGACGGTTACCCCAATTGTGCCGGAATTACAACAGGTGA
- the FXYD5 gene encoding FXYD domain-containing ion transport regulator 5 isoform X3, producing MSPSGCLCLLTIVGLLLPTRGQTLKETTSIPSTDTTIVSIHALTQTPDTVHPESQSTPQTSLQAGGTTQEQTEETHTPQPTRTDVLPATDPRTGQSGPEATPSAAPTKGTTLSKRRSPGKDVRPDAALGPTGASEDNPFSYGGKCRRLPQLCRNYNR from the exons ATGTCGCCCTCTGGTTGCCTGTGTCTCCTCACCATCGTTGGCCTGCTTCTCCCCACCAGAG GACAGACATTGAAGGAGACCACATCCATTCCTTCAACAGACACAACCATTGTGAGCATTCATGCCCTGACTCAAACCCCAG ACACAGTCCACCCAGAGTCCCAGTCCACCCCTCAGACATCTCTGCAGGCTGGTG GAACAACGCAGGAGCAGACGGAGGAGACCCACACCCCACAGCCGACGAGAACGGATGTGCTCCCAGCCACAGATCCGAGGACCGGCCAGAGCGGCCCAGAAG CCACTCCCTCTGCCGCTCCCACTAAAGGCACCACGCTCTCCAAGAGGCGATCTCCAGGCAAAGACGTCAGGCCGGACGCTGCCCTCGGGCCGACGG GCGCCAGTGAGGACAACCCCTTCTCCTACG GTGGCAAGTGTAGACGGTTACCCCAATTGTGCCGGAATTACAACAGGTGA